GGTGTCGATAAAGGCCGAGGAGATGATCTCAAGTTTCATGGCCGTGTCTGCATAGGTTTGCAAATAGCTGGTTGAAGATTCGTCCAGGGAAAAATCGGCCAGCAGTCTGTTTGTAAGAGACGTTATGGAATCCGCAAAGGCCAGCACAATACCCTTGATGGTTTCGGACTTTCTGCGTGCTGTCCACGAGGCATCAAGCCCCAGCGTGACGTTTTGCACGACTTCTTCCTGGGCGCGGGTCAGTTCCGGCCCCAATGTCTCGGTGATGTTGTCCAGGAAAACTCGTGCTGACCTGCGTACCATCTCGGTGCGATCGTCCGCTGCAAGACGTATGAGCAGGTCGCCGTACATGCGCAGCGATTTGCAAGCGGCAACCCGCATGGCCGTTGTTTCGGCAAGGGCCGACTCGTCGTAGGCCCAGTTGTCTGTATTTTTCGATCTGTCGAGAAGCACGAGCAACGAGTTCATTTCGATGACTTCGCTACGCATGGAGAGAAACTCGGATTCGCTCATGCGCCCGACCCTCTCCGTGGCTAGGCCGAAGCTCTCCATGGCGTTGCGTTGTGTCGCGTTCGTGGCGCAACCGGAAAGGAATGCGCAAACAGTGATGCACGCGATCAGTATATATTTCATGTTACGATCCCTTGAGCGCAAAGGCTGTCTTTAAAGGCATAATTTGCCAGATAAACAGCAATTCATTTATACATGCGGTATGCGTTTGAATCAAGAGGGTTTTCAAAATAAATGTTGTCATACATTTTTTTATGGTCTGAATTTGATTGAAGATGTCTTTGAGCTTATATCAATGACATGCTCGGATTATTTGCATGCAGCGGTACAAGTTTCATGATTTTATGGGATGTGGACGGGTGATATATTCGTATTACAGATGGAACTTTAAAAAGTTGTCATCCCCTTGAAGAAGGGGATCCATCCCTTATTAACTATCTGAAAGCAATGGATTTCACGCGAAGCCTGACATGGCCCGCCTTCGCGGGAATGACGCGCGTACTCTCTCGCGTCTTTTTGCAGTGGCCTCATTACATAGCGCATGAAACTGGTGCCGAATGTAGATTCTGCGATGGAAGTCACGGTTGGGCTTCGCGTGACGTGACGAAAAGCCCGCGATCAGGTTTCAATGATGAATTGCACACGCTCGGACGCAAAGCGTGTTTCGCAGAACTCTATGGGCCATTCTCTGGGATCGACGTTGATGCTTTCCGTGACCAGTACCGGCCGGGTTTTGGGCTGGCGCAGCATGCGGGCCTCTCTGGCCGTGGGCAGGCGGCTTGAGATGTGCGTGCTTTTGCGGCGGTAGTCCATGACCCCGTAATGGCGTAGCGCCTGTGTCACGGAGCCGGTCTCTCGGAAACGATCATCCAGGCCCGGAAAGCGGGCTTGGGGAAAATGAGCGCTGGCCAGGCAGATGCGCACTCCGTCGGCCTCGCCGAGGGTTTCGAGCACGATGACGGGTTCGCCTTTCTCCAACTCCAGCGCCCTGGCAACCTCAGTCGTGGCAAGGATGACGCCGGACGAGACAAGCTCCCCTCGCGGTTTTCGTTCCTGGCGAAGCAGGTTCTCGTGGAAGCGGGTGCGCGCGCCCACCGCATAGTCGATGACCTGTTCGCGCACGAAGCTGCCGCTGCCCTGTTCCGTGCGAATCAGCTCCTTTTCCGCGAGCAGGGTCAGCGCCCGTCGCACCGTATGGCGGTTGACCCCGAAGCGCTCGGCCAGTTCTAACTCCGTGGGCAGCTTGCTGCCGGGCGGAAGTTCGCCCTCCTTGATCTTGAACTCCAGCCAATCCTGAATCTGCCGCCACAGGGCCACCCCGTTTCTGCGCTGTAACTCCATCGCCGCCTCCCCGAATGCAAATTGTCACATAATGCTGAGACTTCAGTCCCAGTCGAAAGACATAGATGTCTATACAAATTTTCATATTGTGGAGTTTTCGTGATGTCAACTGAAGAGACAACGAGGCAGGAGTGGATGGCCGCCCTGGCCCTGGCTCCGGAAGTCCGCTTGCGGGAAGCCTGGGACAGTCTGGACGCGCAGCCGCGCTACAAACTCGTGCGCGGGCCGGAAACGGGGCTGGTCATGGTCCGGGCTCGGACCGGCAACAACGGGGAGCGCTTCAACCTGGGCGAGATGAGCGTGACCCGCTGCACGGTGGCCCTGGACCACGGGGTCATGGGGCACGCCTTCATCGGCGGACTTTGCCATGAGCACGCCCGTCTGGCGGCGGTGTTCGACGCCTTGCTGCAACTTCCTGAAAGGGGCGAGGAGCTGTGCCGCACGCTGATCGATCCGTTGCAACGGGAACGGCAGACGCATTTGGCCAGGCGGCAGGACGAAGTGCATCCGAGCAGGGTCGATTTCTTCACCCTGGTGCGGGGGGACGAATGATGCTGCAATCCATCCCCGCCGGTTTTGCCCGCCCGGTTTTTGAAAGTCAGGGCACGTTCCGCGCCATTCTTGATGCCATGTCGCGCCCGGGCAGAGTCGTGCCGCTTCCCGTTCAGGCCGAAGGACCGCGTGGTTGGAGCGGGGGCATGGCCTCCGTGGTCCTGACCCTGTGCGACATGGACACCCCGGTCTGGCTCGATGCTCAGACAGCCACCGACGACGCCCGGCGTTTTCTGCGTTTTCACTGCGCATGTCCGCTGATCGACGAACCGGCAAAAGCTTCCTTCGCCGTGGTCATGAACCACGCGCTCATGCCGTCCATGGACGCGTTTTCACTGGGCAGCGCCGAGTATCCCGAAAATTCGACCACCGTGCTGCTGGCCACGGACTTTGATGCCACCCCGGGCGAAAGCATCAGCGTCACGGGGCCGGGAGTGGACGGCCAGGAACGCCTGCCCCTTTCCTGGCTTCCTCCCGGGTTCGTCACCGCCTGGCGCGGTAACTGCCGTCTTTTTCCCCGGGGCGTGGACCTGATCCTTGTCAGCCAGGCCCACGTCGTGGGCTTGCCCCGGACCCTTCAAATGGAGGACCGGTCATGTATGTAGCTGTCAAGGGCGGCGAGAAGGCCATTGCCTCCGCGCACAAGTTGCTGGCCCGTGAGCGGCGCGGCGACGAATCAGTGCCGGAAATTTCCCTGGAACAGATCCGCGAGCAGCTGTCTTTGTCCGTGGACCGGGTCATGAGCGAAGGCTCCCTCTACGACCCGCACCTTGCGGCCCTGGCCGTGAAGCAGGCGAGGGGCGACCTGATGGAGGCCATTTTTCTGCTGCGCGCCTACCGCACGACCTTGCCGCGCTTTGGCTACGCCCTGCCCGTGGACACGTCACGGATGCATGTTCGCCGCCGCATTTCCGCGACATTCAAGGATGTTCCGGGAGGCCAGGTGCTCGGGCCGACCTTCGACTACACGCATCGTTTGCTTGATTGGGGCCTGGCCGGGGCACAGGAGCAGGAGGGTGGAGCCTCCGCGCCGACGGAGATCGACGAAGCGATCACCACGCCTGGCACGCCTGGCACGCCTGGCACGCGCGGCACGCCCGGCACGCCGGACATGCCGCGCGTGCTCGATGTGCTTGGCCGCGAAGGCATCATCGAATCCGAAGGCCGGGGCGACGATTCCGAACCGGGCGACTTGACCCGTCATCCCTTGACCTTGCCCGCCGGGCGCTCCATGCGCCTGCAGAATCTGGCCCGTGCCGACGAGGGATTTCTGCTGGCCATGGGCTATTCCACCCAGCGTGGCTTCGGCAATTCCCACCCTTTTGTTGGGGAAATCCGTATGGGCGAGGTGGAAATCGAGTTTGTGCCCGAGGAACTGGGGTTTCCCGTGACCATCGGCGAGATCACCCTGACCGAGTGCGAGACTGTGAACCAGTTCATCGGCTCCGGCGACGCCCGCTTCACGCGCGGCTACGGCCTGACCTTTGGTCAGGGCGAACGCAAGGCCATGAGCATGGCCCTGGTGGACAGGTCGCTTCGCGCCGGGGAGCTGGGCGAGGAGGTGCGCGGCCCGGCCCAGGATCAGGAATTTGTCCTCTATCACAGCGACAACGTCGAAGCCTCGGGCTTTGTGCAGCATCTGAAGCTGCCGCATTACGTCGATTTCCAGTCCGAACTGGCCCTGGTGCGCGGACTGCGTAAGGACGCCGCAGGTAAGGAGGAATCTCATGAACGCTGAAGCCATGCCCGGTTACAACTATGCCTATCTGGACGAGCAGACCAAGGGCATGATCCGCCGTGCCATTTTGAAAGCCGTGGCCATCCCCGGCTATCAGGTTCCCTTCGGTAGCCGCGAGATGCCCCTGCCTTACGGCTGGGGTACCGGCGGCATTCAGATCACGGCCGGCATCATCGGGCCGGACGACGTCCTGAAAGTCATCGACCAGGGCGCCGACGACACGACCAACGCGGTTTCCATCCGTTCCTTTTTCGCCAGGACGGCGCAGGTGGCCACGACCACAGTCACGGAAGAAGCCACCGTCATCCAGACCCGGCACCGTATCCCGGAAGCGCCACTCAAACCCGGCCAGATCCTCGTCTATCAGGTGCCCATCCCCGAACCCCTGCGCTTCATGGAGCCGAGTGAATCCGAGACACGGACCATGCACGCCCTGGAGGAATACGGGGTCATGCATGTCAAGCTCTATGAGGACATAGCCGTGCATGGTCGTATCGCCACCAGCTACAACTATCCCGTCAAGGTCGAGGATCGCTATATCATGTGTCCGTCCCCCATCCCCAAATTCGACAACCCCAAAATGGACGACTGTCCGGCCTTGCAGCTTTTCGGCGCGGGCCGCGAAAAACGCATCTATGCCATCCCGCCCCACACCAGGGTGAGGAGCCTGGATTTCGAGGACCATCCCTTCGAGATCCAGTCCTGGGACGAGGCCTGCGCCATCTGCGGATCGCGGGACAGTTTTTTAGATGAGATTATCACCGACGACCGGGGCGGACGCTTGTTCGTCTGCTCGGATTCGGATTATTGCGCACGGCGCGTGCGCGGGCAGGAGGATAAGTGATGGACGCTGAACTGCTTCGCGTCACGGGATTGACTCGCTACTACGGAAACCGCGTCGGCTGCCGCGACGTGAATTTCACCCTCTGGCCGGGCGAGGTGCTGGCCATTGTCGGTGAATCGGGTTCGGGCAAGTCCACGCTGTTGAGTCTTTTGTCCGGACGCCTCATGCCTACCAGGGGAGAGGTGTCCTACCGGGACCGGGATGGACGCTGGCTGTCCCTGGCCGAACTGTCCGAGGCCGACCGCCGCCGCCTGCAACGCACGGATCTCGGCGTCGTGCACCAGAATCCGCGCGACGGGCTGCGCATGCGCGTCAGCGCCGGAGGCAACATCGGCGAGCGCCTCATGGCCTTGGGAGATCGCCATTATGGCCGGATTCGCGGGGCGGGCCTGGACTGGATGGAGCGGGTCGAACTGGACCAGGCCCGCATCGACGATCATCCCTCGGCCTTTTCCGGCGGCATGCAGCAGCGTTTGCAGATCGCCCGCAACCTGGTCACGGAGCCGCGCCTCATTTTCATGGACGAGCCCACCAGCGGTCTCGACGTCTCGGTTCAGGCCAGGCTCCTGGACCTCTTGCGCCATCTGGTCTCGTCCCTCGGGCTGGCCGTGGTCCTGGTCACCCACGATCTGGCCGTGGCCCGCATCCTGGCCCATCGCATGATGGTCATGCGCGGCGGTGAGGTCGTGGAAACGGGCCTGTCCGATCAGGTCCTGGACGACCCGTGCCACCCCTACACCCAGCTTCTGGTCTCATCCATTTTGCAAGCGTGAGGCATCCATGAATGTTCCCATGATTTCTATACGTTCCCTGGCCAAGACCTTTGTCCTGCACACCCAGGGCGGGACATGCATCCGCGCCTTCGACGGCGTGGATCTCGACGTCGCGGCCGGGGAGTGCGTCGCCCTGCACGGCCCCTCCGGCGCGGGCAAGTCGAGCCTGCTGCGCTCCATCTACGCCAACTACCGGCCCACAACGGGCAGCGTCGTCGTCAGCCATGACGGAGGCGGCGTGGACATGACTGTGGCCCAGCCCCGGACGGTTCTCGACGTGCGCCGCCGCACCCTTGGCTATGTGAGCCAGTTCCTGCGCGTCATCCCCCGCGTCTCCTCCCTCGATCTGGTGGCCGAGCGTCTCGCCGCCATGGGCGTGGACCTGGACCAAGCCAGGGACAGGGCCGGGCGGATGCTGGACCGCCTGAACATCCCCGAGCGTCTGTGGTCCCTGGCCCCGGCGACCTTCTCGGGCGGGGAGCAGCAGCGCGTCAACATCGCGCGCGGCTTCATCCGTGACTATCCAATCCTGCTCCTCGACGAGCCCACGGCCTCCCTGGACGGAGAGAACCGCAGCACCGTCGTGGACATGATCCTCGAAGCCAAGAAACGCGGCGCGGCAGTGGTGGGCATTTTTCACGACGACGACGTACGCGGGCGGGTCGCCGACCGCTGCCTGCTGCTGAACAGGCCGGAGTAAGCCATGAGTGAAATGATCCTTGCCAACGCCCGCATCGTCCTTGAGGGCGAGACAGTCCTGGGCGCCGTGAGCGTGCGTGACGGCCTGATCCACGATGTCTCCCCCAGCGCGTTCGCTTGTCCGAACGCCGTCGATCTCGGCGGCGACCTGCTCATTCCCGGCCTGGTCGAACTGCACACCGACAATCTCGAAAAGCTGCTCCTGCCCCGGCCCGGCGTGCTCTGGCCCTCGGCCCGGGCCGCGCTTCTGGCTCACGACGCGCAGCTTGTCTCCGCCGGGATCACTACCGTTCTCGACGCCCTGTCATGTGGGCAATACTACGAGAAAAGCGACCGTCGGGCCATGCTCGACCTGACCTTGACCGCCCTGCATGAGCTGCGGCCCACCGGACATCTCCGCGCCGAGCATTTTCTGCACGTGCGCTGCGAAATCTCCGATCCCGACATGCCGCGCCTCTTCGAACCCTTTCGCGACATGGACGACGTGCACCTTGTCTCGCTCATGGACCACACCCCCGGGCAGCGGCAGTTTGTCGACACGGACGCCTATCGCACGTATTACAGCAAGGACCGGCAATGGTCGGACCAGGAATTCGAGGCCGAATTGACCCGCATGCAGGAGGCGCAGAGGCGTTTCGCCGGAGCACACGCCGAGGACATCCTGCGCTGGTGCCGGACTCGCGGCGTGCCCGTGGCCAGCCACGACGACGCCACGACCGGTCACGTGGACTGGGCCCACGGCCAGGGCATCGTCATCAGCGAATTTCCGACCACCATGGACGCCGCGCGCCGCGCCTGCGAACTTGGGCTTTTGACCCTCATGGGCTCGCCCAACGTGGTCCGAAACGGCTCCCACTCCGGCAACGTGTCCGTGCGTGAGGTGGCCAAGGCTGGACTCCTGGGCGGCCTGTCCTCGGATTACGTGCCCGCGAGCCTGCTGCACGCAGCCTGGATCCTGCACGCCGAAGTCGGTTTGCCCCTGCACGAGTCCATGGCCCTAGTCACACTCAATCCGGCCCGAACCCTGGGCCTGTACGACCGGGGCCGCATCCACCCCGGCCTTAAAGCCGACCTCGTGCGCGTCCACATCGACCGCGACCTGCCGGTGGTGCGCCGGGTCTGGCGGGATGGGGTGCGGGTGTATTAACGGTGAAACGGATTTCGGGGACGACACACCGTAGGGGCGAAAAATTTTTCGCCCCTACACGGAATCACGAAAATTTTCCGCCAATAATGACCACGGCGGAACCCCGTAGGGGCAGGCCTACGTGCCTGCCCAATTTTCGGCGCACGGCCAGGATGACCGCATAGGGCCGGAAGAAGGGGCGGTTACGTGGGGCAGGAAGAAGGGCGGCCACGTAGGGTCGCCCCTACGATGTCGATATCATGGCGTTGATCCGGTACCGGAATCCGGGGCGACACGTTGTAGGGGCGAAAAATTTTTCGCCCCTACACGGAATCACGAAAATTTTCCGCCAATAATGACCACGGCGGAACCCCGTAGGGGCAGGCCTACGTGCCTGCCCAATTTTCGGCGCACGACCAGGATGACCGCATGGGGCCGGAAGAAGGGCGGCCACGTGGGGCAGGAAGAAGGGTGGCCACGTAGGGCCGCCCCTACGATGTCGATATCATGGCGTTGATCTGGTACCGGAATCCGGGGCGACACGTTGTAGGGGCGAAAAATTTTTCGCCCCAACCCATGGAATCACGAAAATTTTCCGCCAACACCGACCACGGCGGAACCTCGTAGGGGCAGACCTACGTGTCTGCCCAATTTTTCGCGCACGGCCAGGATGACCGCATAGGGCCGGAGAGAAGGGGCGGTTACGTGGGGCAGGAAGAAGGGCGGCCACGTAGGGCCGCCCCTACGATGTCGATATCATGGCGTTGATCCGGTACCGGAATCCGGGGCGATACACCGTAGGGGCGAAAAATTTTTCGCCCCAACCCATGGAATCACGAAAATTTTCCGCCAACACCGACCACGGCGGAACGCCCGTAGGGGCAGACCTACGTGTCTGCCCAATTTTCCGCGCACGGCCAGGATGACCGCATAGGGCCGGAAGAAGGGCGGCCACGTAGGGCCGCCCCTACGATGTCGATATCATGGCGTTGATCCGGTACCGGAATCCGGGGCGACACGTTGTAGGGGCGAAAAATTTTTCGCCCCTACACGGAATTACGAAAATTTTCCGCCAACACCGACCACGGCGGAACCTCGTAGGGGCAGACCTACGTGTCTGCCCAATTTTTCGCGCACGGCCAGGATGACCGCATAGGGCCGGAGAGAAGGGCGGCCACGTAGGGCCGCCCCTACGGATAACATGGGAAAATTTTTTATTATTTTGCAACAGGATTCTTATGTCAAAACTGATCTACATCATGGGGCCTTCAGGCTCCGGCAAGGACTCTCTCATGGGCGAGGCCCGTCTACGGCTTGCCGCCGAAGCGCCTGTCGCCTTCGCGCATCGTTATATCTCCCGCCCGGCCGATGCGGGGGGGGAAAATCATGTCGCTCTGAGCCGGGCCGAATTTCAGCTTCGTTTGTCACGCGGCCTTTTCGCCCTGTCCTGGGAAAGTCACGGTTTCGCTTACGGCATCGGCCGCGAGATAGACATCTGGATGGAGGCGGGACTCAGCGTGATCGTGAACGGCTCGCGCGAGGCGTTGCCCGAAGCGCTCAAGGCCTACCCGGATCTGCTGCCCGTGCTGATCGATGTGCCTGAGCACATTTTACGGGAGCGGTTGGGCGCGCGCGGGCGGGAAAATGCCGGGGAAATCGAGGCCCGGCTGGTGCGGGCGCGTTTGTCCGTGATCGAAA
This DNA window, taken from Desulfomicrobium sp. ZS1, encodes the following:
- the phnG gene encoding phosphonate C-P lyase system protein PhnG; its protein translation is MSTEETTRQEWMAALALAPEVRLREAWDSLDAQPRYKLVRGPETGLVMVRARTGNNGERFNLGEMSVTRCTVALDHGVMGHAFIGGLCHEHARLAAVFDALLQLPERGEELCRTLIDPLQRERQTHLARRQDEVHPSRVDFFTLVRGDE
- the phnF gene encoding phosphonate metabolism transcriptional regulator PhnF is translated as MELQRRNGVALWRQIQDWLEFKIKEGELPPGSKLPTELELAERFGVNRHTVRRALTLLAEKELIRTEQGSGSFVREQVIDYAVGARTRFHENLLRQERKPRGELVSSGVILATTEVARALELEKGEPVIVLETLGEADGVRICLASAHFPQARFPGLDDRFRETGSVTQALRHYGVMDYRRKSTHISSRLPTAREARMLRQPKTRPVLVTESINVDPREWPIEFCETRFASERVQFIIET
- a CDS encoding alpha-D-ribose 1-methylphosphonate 5-triphosphate diphosphatase gives rise to the protein MSEMILANARIVLEGETVLGAVSVRDGLIHDVSPSAFACPNAVDLGGDLLIPGLVELHTDNLEKLLLPRPGVLWPSARAALLAHDAQLVSAGITTVLDALSCGQYYEKSDRRAMLDLTLTALHELRPTGHLRAEHFLHVRCEISDPDMPRLFEPFRDMDDVHLVSLMDHTPGQRQFVDTDAYRTYYSKDRQWSDQEFEAELTRMQEAQRRFAGAHAEDILRWCRTRGVPVASHDDATTGHVDWAHGQGIVISEFPTTMDAARRACELGLLTLMGSPNVVRNGSHSGNVSVREVAKAGLLGGLSSDYVPASLLHAAWILHAEVGLPLHESMALVTLNPARTLGLYDRGRIHPGLKADLVRVHIDRDLPVVRRVWRDGVRVY
- a CDS encoding alpha-D-ribose 1-methylphosphonate 5-phosphate C-P-lyase PhnJ, which encodes MNAEAMPGYNYAYLDEQTKGMIRRAILKAVAIPGYQVPFGSREMPLPYGWGTGGIQITAGIIGPDDVLKVIDQGADDTTNAVSIRSFFARTAQVATTTVTEEATVIQTRHRIPEAPLKPGQILVYQVPIPEPLRFMEPSESETRTMHALEEYGVMHVKLYEDIAVHGRIATSYNYPVKVEDRYIMCPSPIPKFDNPKMDDCPALQLFGAGREKRIYAIPPHTRVRSLDFEDHPFEIQSWDEACAICGSRDSFLDEIITDDRGGRLFVCSDSDYCARRVRGQEDK
- the phnL gene encoding phosphonate C-P lyase system protein PhnL gives rise to the protein MNVPMISIRSLAKTFVLHTQGGTCIRAFDGVDLDVAAGECVALHGPSGAGKSSLLRSIYANYRPTTGSVVVSHDGGGVDMTVAQPRTVLDVRRRTLGYVSQFLRVIPRVSSLDLVAERLAAMGVDLDQARDRAGRMLDRLNIPERLWSLAPATFSGGEQQRVNIARGFIRDYPILLLDEPTASLDGENRSTVVDMILEAKKRGAAVVGIFHDDDVRGRVADRCLLLNRPE
- the phnN gene encoding phosphonate metabolism protein/1,5-bisphosphokinase (PRPP-forming) PhnN translates to MSKLIYIMGPSGSGKDSLMGEARLRLAAEAPVAFAHRYISRPADAGGENHVALSRAEFQLRLSRGLFALSWESHGFAYGIGREIDIWMEAGLSVIVNGSREALPEALKAYPDLLPVLIDVPEHILRERLGARGRENAGEIEARLVRARLSVIETPGLVRFDNSGPLAERGQALAELILETALSS
- the phnK gene encoding phosphonate C-P lyase system protein PhnK, producing the protein MDAELLRVTGLTRYYGNRVGCRDVNFTLWPGEVLAIVGESGSGKSTLLSLLSGRLMPTRGEVSYRDRDGRWLSLAELSEADRRRLQRTDLGVVHQNPRDGLRMRVSAGGNIGERLMALGDRHYGRIRGAGLDWMERVELDQARIDDHPSAFSGGMQQRLQIARNLVTEPRLIFMDEPTSGLDVSVQARLLDLLRHLVSSLGLAVVLVTHDLAVARILAHRMMVMRGGEVVETGLSDQVLDDPCHPYTQLLVSSILQA
- the phnH gene encoding phosphonate C-P lyase system protein PhnH: MMLQSIPAGFARPVFESQGTFRAILDAMSRPGRVVPLPVQAEGPRGWSGGMASVVLTLCDMDTPVWLDAQTATDDARRFLRFHCACPLIDEPAKASFAVVMNHALMPSMDAFSLGSAEYPENSTTVLLATDFDATPGESISVTGPGVDGQERLPLSWLPPGFVTAWRGNCRLFPRGVDLILVSQAHVVGLPRTLQMEDRSCM
- a CDS encoding carbon-phosphorus lyase complex subunit PhnI, giving the protein MYVAVKGGEKAIASAHKLLARERRGDESVPEISLEQIREQLSLSVDRVMSEGSLYDPHLAALAVKQARGDLMEAIFLLRAYRTTLPRFGYALPVDTSRMHVRRRISATFKDVPGGQVLGPTFDYTHRLLDWGLAGAQEQEGGASAPTEIDEAITTPGTPGTPGTRGTPGTPDMPRVLDVLGREGIIESEGRGDDSEPGDLTRHPLTLPAGRSMRLQNLARADEGFLLAMGYSTQRGFGNSHPFVGEIRMGEVEIEFVPEELGFPVTIGEITLTECETVNQFIGSGDARFTRGYGLTFGQGERKAMSMALVDRSLRAGELGEEVRGPAQDQEFVLYHSDNVEASGFVQHLKLPHYVDFQSELALVRGLRKDAAGKEESHER